In one window of Lewinellaceae bacterium DNA:
- a CDS encoding HAD-IIA family hydrolase, whose amino-acid sequence MEETTFINIAQRYKAVFFDSYGVLKNYKGLIEGAQATLDQLRDKGIAIRVLTNDASRSQEQQADSFTRLGLSGIDPEEIITSGMMAKHFLEQKIREGKIAYLGTENSAQYILQSGLEHIAVRDIDLEDLEAISAFVFLDDEGFDWNIDISKTVNILRRKVMPVIVANSDRVYPVSRNDVSIATGGIAELVENMLNKKFIHFGKPDSQMFIYAFDQLNRSVTIAKEDILMVGDTLHTDILGGNRFGLDTILVLSGNTRKENAINLIESTGIIPDYICPSVAE is encoded by the coding sequence ATGGAAGAGACCACATTCATAAACATTGCTCAGCGTTATAAAGCGGTCTTTTTTGATTCCTATGGGGTGCTGAAGAATTACAAAGGCCTCATCGAAGGAGCCCAGGCGACTTTGGATCAGTTAAGGGATAAGGGAATCGCCATTCGTGTACTTACCAATGATGCGTCACGCAGTCAGGAACAGCAAGCAGACAGTTTTACCCGGTTGGGGTTATCCGGTATTGATCCGGAGGAGATAATTACTTCCGGGATGATGGCCAAGCATTTTCTGGAACAGAAGATCCGGGAAGGTAAGATCGCATATCTGGGCACGGAGAATTCGGCGCAATACATCCTGCAATCGGGGCTGGAGCACATCGCCGTGCGGGATATTGATCTGGAAGACCTGGAAGCCATTTCCGCGTTCGTATTTCTGGATGATGAGGGATTCGACTGGAATATCGACATCAGCAAGACCGTCAATATCCTGCGGCGAAAAGTGATGCCGGTGATAGTAGCCAATTCGGACCGGGTTTATCCGGTGTCAAGGAATGATGTATCCATCGCAACCGGTGGGATTGCCGAATTGGTGGAAAATATGCTGAACAAGAAATTCATCCACTTTGGCAAACCGGATAGTCAGATGTTCATTTATGCCTTCGATCAGCTCAATCGCTCGGTGACGATAGCTAAAGAGGATATCCTGATGGTCGGAGATACATTGCACACCGATATCCTGGGTGGAAATCGCTTTGGACTGGACACCATTTTAGTTTTGAGCGGCAATACCCGGAAGGAAAATGCGATCAACCTCATCGAATCCACCGGTATCATACCGGATTACATCTGCCCTTCGGTAGCAGAGTAA
- a CDS encoding antibiotic biosynthesis monooxygenase: MFVAINYITCQEEYKPRFESLFLTRAHAIDRMPGFLNMQVLKPVDQTADYLIVSHWESEESFKDWTGSAEFREGHQRGFKDLDEARAAGKEPPMKSSFQTYQVLTV, from the coding sequence ATGTTTGTTGCCATCAATTACATCACTTGTCAGGAAGAATACAAACCCAGATTTGAATCGCTTTTTTTGACCAGGGCACATGCGATTGACCGGATGCCGGGATTTTTAAACATGCAGGTGCTTAAACCCGTGGACCAAACTGCCGATTACCTGATTGTTAGCCATTGGGAGAGTGAAGAGTCCTTCAAAGACTGGACAGGCTCGGCAGAATTCAGGGAAGGGCATCAACGGGGTTTTAAGGATTTGGATGAAGCCAGAGCAGCCGGCAAAGAACCTCCCATGAAAAGCTCTTTCCAGACGTATCAAGTACTTACCGTATGA
- a CDS encoding ABC transporter permease — protein MNFQKIGLIIRREYVTRVMKKSFILMTLLTPVLFLLFIVVASLIFAYEGDEQKIIAVVDESELLNKAIPDAKNIYFKFPDESLDQLKAEVQDGKYDGVLVLPPIQVSNKEYVPQYFSDKRLPLTLDETVKDIVKGKVRDFKLKAMGITAEEMDRLDTRIQIKPQSITDNGENTSAYSNIIGAALGYIMTILMFMITIVYGSFVMRGVFEEKVNRINELIISSVKPMELMLGKIIGIGGVGLTQFGIWAILMPIVVMIGQLLVPGAVQNPPQMNPEMMNQISEFDFGMVINEISNQNWLLILPTLILYFIGGYLLYASLFAAIGSALGDDMNEGQSLTLPVMLPVILSFYIAMSILRSPDSSLAFWTSLIPFFSPIVMPARLAFNPPVWQIGLSLILLFLGVLASIWVAARIYRVGILMYGKKANFKELWKWISYRG, from the coding sequence ATGAATTTTCAAAAGATCGGGCTCATCATACGCCGGGAGTATGTCACACGGGTTATGAAGAAATCCTTTATTTTAATGACCTTGCTGACCCCCGTGTTATTCCTGCTTTTCATCGTGGTGGCTTCACTCATCTTTGCTTATGAAGGTGACGAGCAGAAAATAATCGCTGTGGTCGACGAGTCGGAATTGCTGAACAAAGCCATTCCGGACGCTAAAAATATCTATTTCAAATTTCCGGATGAATCCCTTGATCAGCTTAAGGCGGAAGTGCAGGATGGTAAATACGATGGAGTATTGGTATTGCCACCCATCCAGGTATCGAATAAGGAATATGTGCCGCAATATTTTTCCGATAAACGTTTGCCATTGACCCTGGATGAGACTGTGAAAGACATCGTGAAGGGTAAGGTCAGGGACTTCAAACTCAAAGCAATGGGTATTACCGCCGAAGAGATGGACCGGCTGGATACCAGAATCCAGATTAAACCTCAGTCGATCACCGATAACGGAGAAAACACCAGTGCCTACAGCAATATTATCGGAGCAGCGTTGGGTTATATCATGACCATCCTGATGTTTATGATCACCATAGTTTACGGGTCATTTGTGATGCGCGGTGTTTTTGAAGAAAAGGTCAACCGGATCAATGAGTTGATTATTTCTTCGGTCAAACCAATGGAACTGATGCTTGGCAAGATCATCGGAATCGGTGGTGTCGGGCTTACCCAATTTGGTATCTGGGCTATATTGATGCCGATCGTGGTCATGATCGGACAACTTCTGGTGCCCGGAGCGGTGCAGAATCCCCCACAGATGAATCCGGAAATGATGAACCAGATCTCTGAATTCGACTTTGGAATGGTCATCAATGAAATCTCAAACCAAAACTGGCTGCTGATCCTGCCCACGCTGATCCTTTATTTTATCGGCGGCTATCTGTTGTATGCTTCCCTTTTCGCTGCCATTGGCTCGGCACTCGGCGATGACATGAATGAAGGCCAGTCACTGACCCTTCCGGTCATGCTGCCGGTGATCTTATCTTTTTACATCGCTATGAGTATCCTGCGTTCTCCGGATAGCAGCCTGGCTTTCTGGACCTCCCTGATTCCTTTCTTTTCGCCGATCGTCATGCCCGCCAGGCTGGCATTCAATCCTCCGGTCTGGCAGATTGGACTTTCCCTGATCCTGTTGTTTTTGGGTGTACTGGCCAGTATCTGGGTAGCAGCACGTATCTACCGGGTAGGTATCCTGATGTATGGGAAAAAGGCCAATTTTAAAGAGTTGTGGAAGTGGATCAGCTATCGTGGCTAG
- a CDS encoding ATP-binding cassette domain-containing protein: MNILELQGVSKSFGDFRAVNKVDLQIPKGIIFGLLGPNGAGKTTMIRMITGITGPDEGRILIDGNPIHEDHIRDIGYMPEERGLYKKMKVGDQLIYLARLKGMSRKEAKDRIKSWMERFQISDWWDKKIEELSKGMQQKVQFIATVLHDPKLLILDEPFSGLDPINTNLIKDEIHRMNAAGTSVIFSTHRMEQVEEICEQITLVNKGRLILTGSMKDLKDQFKKNIYKVVFDGTMPGVVPAKYEILDEQRDWIKVKLQPEQDSNALLSQFMQAGCQIRLFQEVLPTLNEIFIEQVGEANRQSVQ, encoded by the coding sequence ATGAATATCCTTGAGTTACAGGGAGTAAGCAAATCATTTGGAGACTTTCGCGCAGTCAATAAAGTTGACTTGCAGATTCCTAAAGGAATAATTTTCGGCTTGCTTGGCCCAAACGGGGCTGGTAAAACGACCATGATCCGTATGATAACCGGGATTACCGGCCCGGATGAAGGCCGCATCCTGATTGACGGGAACCCCATTCACGAAGATCACATCCGGGACATAGGCTATATGCCGGAAGAACGCGGCCTGTATAAAAAAATGAAGGTCGGGGACCAGCTTATTTACCTCGCCAGGCTGAAAGGGATGTCCCGGAAAGAAGCCAAAGACCGCATCAAAAGCTGGATGGAACGCTTTCAGATCTCAGACTGGTGGGATAAGAAGATTGAGGAGTTATCGAAAGGAATGCAGCAAAAAGTGCAGTTCATTGCTACGGTATTGCACGATCCCAAATTGCTGATCCTTGATGAGCCCTTTTCAGGGCTGGACCCCATTAACACCAACCTGATCAAGGATGAAATTCACCGGATGAATGCGGCCGGGACGTCGGTCATCTTTTCAACCCACCGGATGGAGCAGGTCGAAGAGATCTGTGAGCAAATCACCCTGGTGAACAAGGGAAGGTTGATCCTGACCGGCTCCATGAAGGACTTAAAGGACCAGTTCAAGAAAAACATATACAAAGTGGTTTTTGACGGCACGATGCCTGGTGTCGTTCCGGCTAAATACGAGATCCTTGACGAACAGCGGGACTGGATCAAAGTAAAATTACAACCGGAGCAGGATTCCAATGCCCTATTGTCCCAATTCATGCAGGCAGGATGCCAGATCCGGCTATTCCAGGAAGTTCTTCCCACACTAAATGAAATTTTTATCGAACAGGTAGGCGAGGCCAATCGGCAATCGGTACAATAA